In Stenotrophomonas sp. 610A2, one DNA window encodes the following:
- a CDS encoding fimbrial biogenesis chaperone produces the protein MNHRHPPRLRVASLARLATTTLALILLPLHSGHAGSLQVAPILLEFGHAQASQTLWLTNSGTEPLRAQIRVQHWTQDEGRESLQPSNTLLASPPLVDIEAGRSQLVRLLQASPATQANEDAFRLIVDELPGASSSASSSLHFLLRYSIPVFVLPEGATPLLERSGRREPTDASQLQGNWSVQGGCATLSLRNHGSQRIRISQLSWAPTAGPPIDITPGLLGYVLAGRQMRWTLPVPTALPATGTLHARLNDDPAPQALSQVVTGR, from the coding sequence GTGAACCATCGCCACCCGCCCCGGCTGCGGGTGGCGAGCCTGGCCCGGCTCGCCACCACCACTCTCGCCTTGATCCTGCTGCCATTGCACTCCGGCCACGCTGGCAGCCTGCAGGTCGCGCCCATCCTGTTGGAGTTCGGCCATGCGCAGGCCTCGCAGACGCTCTGGCTGACCAACTCGGGAACCGAGCCGCTGCGGGCACAGATCCGCGTGCAGCATTGGACGCAGGACGAGGGGCGGGAATCCCTGCAACCCTCCAACACGCTGCTCGCCAGCCCACCGCTGGTCGACATCGAGGCCGGGCGAAGCCAGCTGGTGCGCTTGCTGCAGGCCAGCCCCGCCACCCAGGCCAACGAAGACGCGTTCCGGCTCATTGTTGATGAGCTGCCCGGCGCATCCAGCAGCGCGAGTTCAAGCCTGCATTTCCTGTTGCGCTACTCCATTCCAGTGTTCGTGCTGCCAGAGGGGGCTACCCCGCTACTTGAACGCAGCGGCAGGCGTGAACCCACCGATGCCAGTCAGTTGCAAGGCAACTGGTCAGTGCAGGGAGGCTGCGCCACGCTGTCGCTGCGCAACCATGGCTCGCAACGCATCCGCATCAGCCAGCTGAGCTGGGCGCCGACGGCCGGACCACCCATCGACATCACCCCGGGCCTGCTTGGCTACGTCCTGGCAGGCAGACAGATGCGCTGGACGCTCCCCGTGCCCACCGCCTTGCCGGCCACCGGCACCCTCCACGCCAGACTCAATGATGATCCCGCCCCCCAAGCTCTGTCGCAGGTCGTTACTGGCCGTTAG